In Dioscorea cayenensis subsp. rotundata cultivar TDr96_F1 chromosome 11, TDr96_F1_v2_PseudoChromosome.rev07_lg8_w22 25.fasta, whole genome shotgun sequence, a single genomic region encodes these proteins:
- the LOC120272272 gene encoding cinnamoyl-CoA reductase 1-like — protein MSTTTSHIRKNGDAILLAAGHDLRRQTVCVTGAGGFIGSWLVKLLLLKGYNVRGTVRNIEDPKNLHLKGLEGAEERLILYKADVLDYESICLAFDGCDGIFHVASPVTNDPEKVKVAVAGTMNAINAAAKAGVRRFVFTSSIGAVHMSPNRSSDTALDENCWSDLDYCKKTNNWYCYAKMVAELVAVDLAKKRGLDLIVVVPPVTVGPMLQPTLNASCFRVLTYMRGTKKAYPNAVMALVDVRDVAQAHVLVYENPNASGRYFCIATVIHRAQFVAMLSEMFPEYPITNKCEDKVNPRVKPYKFSNQRLQELGLEYTPIKKSLYETVKSLKEIGHLPPARVFHEQPRITASL, from the exons ATGAGCACCACCACCTCTCACATCCGCAAGAACGGAGATGCAATTCTGTTGGCCGCCGGTCATGATCTCCGGCGACAGACGGTGTGTGTGACTGGTGCCGGCGGGTTCATCGGGTCATGGCTTGTGAAACTTCTACTTCTCAAGGGATACAACGTTAGAGGCACAGTCCGAAACATAG AGGATCCGAAGAACTTGCACTTGAAAGGATTGGAAGGAGCTGAGGAAAGACTGATATTGTACAAAGCTGATGTGTTAGACTATGAAAGCATTTGTTTGGCATTCGACGGTTGTGATGGCATCTTCCATGTTGCTTCTCCGGTGACCAATGATCCG GAGAAGGTGAAAGTAGCGGTGGCAGGCACAATGAATGCAATTAATGCGGCGGCAAAAGCCGGTGTTCGTCGATTTGTATTCACTTCTTCAATTGGAGCTGTTCACATGAGCCCTAACAGAAGTTCAGACACTGCTTTGGATGAAAATTGCTGGAGTGATCTTGATTACTGCAAGAAAACAAAC AATTGGTATTGCTATGCGAAAATGGTGGCAGAGCTTGTGGCAGTGGACTTGGCCAAGAAAAGAGGGTTGGATTTAATTGTAGTCGTTCCTCCGGTGACAGTGGGACCAATGTTACAACCCACACTAAATGCAAGTTGCTTTAGGGTCCTCACCTATATGAGAGGGACCAAGAAGGCATATCCTAATGCAGTCATGGCCCTAGTTGATGTTAGAGATGTTGCTCAAGCTCACGTGCTTGTTtatgaaaaccctaatgcttCAGGTAGATATTTTTGTATAGCGACGGTGATTCATCGAGCTCAGTTTGTTGCAATGCTTTCGGAGATGTTTCCAGAATATCCCATCACTAACAA GTGTGAAGATAAGGTAAACCCAAGGGTTAAGCCTTACAAATTTTCAAACCAAAGACTCCAGGAACTTGGACTAGAGTATACTCCAATAAAGAAAAGTCTATATGAAACGGTGAAGAGCTTAAAAGAGATTGGCCACCTCCCTCCTGCCCGCGTCTTCCATGAGCAACCAAGAATTACAGCTTCTCTTTAA